In Ipomoea triloba cultivar NCNSP0323 chromosome 7, ASM357664v1, a single genomic region encodes these proteins:
- the LOC116024798 gene encoding protein SIEVE ELEMENT OCCLUSION B-like — MAQTTINTGLPMSENITRPTDTTPLMTQIAPTTNPVHEIIPRATNLNPRSLTPLTPSISPAYPVQQVVMPAAVAANVSAIAPPSQVVTPLQAKIIPAGRGIRKRGDFLASSEDTTMMDHVRATHDMDAVHYKVKPLVHLIEDIMPRANATIPGVQSVQTQSSARLDAILEEKQVLHSGLNEVIEAFSYPVYRTSFEIIGGYSTNRDAHSITLSVLKLLANFWWDAKVVIAFAAFAQQYGEFGLVVRLYPTDPLAKSVATIVQIPDLMESSESSRAVSSKFREVAKLADKMLEVTHKIIALKEIGSEEKSLKVKYRVSLYKELAESLSPVTAEQENIIAKASYYVVKAAVTCSLVILNLLAVGRDYYSSTEEELEISTLTHKLGYILGDLQKALQKSTQEIGKIKHTIKRKILEETLARTHTDNKYSAELITCGENDPTPIIHGTGLEMKKHGLDILRRKYVFLLVSDLDIPNEVITMLRHMYLESKQDPSRAESQFEIVWLPIVDRRSPWTGAKEDQFTLVKGSMPWYSVSHPSKIDEAVYGYVKEVWGFTHKPLLAVVDPQGKLTNVNALPMFWIWGSVAFPFNKLKEESLWDETSWSMALLADSIDQNLFTWLNEGKYICLYGGEDMDWIRNFTKRTRYVAQQARIPLEMLYVGKMNVKERIKRNSATIQEEGLSSILQDPTMIWFFWERLESMWFLKGEKTLAMRGDDKTYIIPEESRDPILQQVKAILSYDGSNRCWAVFSRGLGEMTKGEGSNVVKVLNNFDSWKHEVTDVNAFIPAMDKQLRGLYTKHHCTRMVVPAAVGHYPETVACVECGRTMEKFFMYSCCLDEYEN; from the exons ATGGCTCAAACCACCATCAACACTGGTCTCCCAATGTCCGAAAACATCACTAGGCCAACAGACACCACTCCTCTCATGACCCAAATTGCTCCCACCACTAATCCAGTCCACGAAATCATCCCTAGGGCCACCAATCTCAACCCGAGGAGTCTTACTCCTCTTACCCCATCCATATCCCCCGCCTACCCGGTCCAACAAGTAGTCATGCCTGCAGCCGTGGCGGCTAATGTTAGTGCCATCGCTCCACCTAGTCAGGTGGTAACTCCGTTGCAGGCCAAGATCATTCCTGCGGGCCGGGGAATTAGGAAGAGGGGAGATTTTCTTGCAAGCTCCGAGGACACAACCATGATGGATCATGTTagagccactcatgatatggaTGCAGTCCATTACAAAGTGAAACCTCTCGTGCACTTGATTGAGGATATAATGCCCCGTGCAAATGCTACTATTCCAGGAGTTCAG agtgttCAGACTCAATCATCAGCACGTCTAGATGCAATCTTGGAAGAGAAACAGGTTCTCCATTCTGGCCTTAATGAAGTCATTGAAGCATTTTCCTATCCTGTCTATAGAACTTCTTTTGAG ATCATTGGTGGATATTCCACCAACAGAGATGCACACTCAATAACCTTATCAGTCCTCAAACTGCTAGCAAACTTCTGGTGGGACGCAAAGGTTGTGATCGCCTTCGCCGCCTTTGCGCAGCAATACGGCGAGTTCGGCCTAGTGGTCCGCCTCTACCCCACCGACCCACTGGCAAAGTCGGTGGCCACCATCGTGCAGATTCCGGACCTGATGGAGAGCTCTGAATCGTCGAGAGCGGTGAGTTCTAAGTTCCGGGAAGTCGCCAAGCTGGCCGACAAAATGCTGGAGGTTACTCACAAGATTATTGCGTTGAAAGAGATTGGGTCAGAGGAGAAATCGCTGAAGGTGAAGTACAGGGTTAGTTTGTACAAGGAGCTTGCTGAATCTTTGTCGCCGGTGACGGCGGAGCAGGAGAATATAATAGCAAAGGCTTCGTATTATGTGGTGAAAGCCGCCGTGACTTGTTCTCTGGTTATCCTCAACCTATTGGCTGTTGGACGAGA TTACTACTCCTCAACTGAAGAGGAGTTGGAGATATCCACTTTGACTCATAAGCTCGGTTACATACTTGGTGATCTACAAAAGGCACTGCAAAAATCCACCCAAGAAATAG GCAAAATAAAGCACACAATCAAACGGAaaattcttgaagaaacttTGGCTAGAACGCACACTGATAACAAGTACTCGGCAGAACTCATCACATGTGGTGAAAATGATCCAACACCCATCATTCATGGAACAGGACTTGAAATGAAAAAG CATGGACTTGATATTTTGAGGAGAAAGTATGTGTTCCTATTGGTATCAGATTTGGACATCCCTAATGAAGTCATCACTATGCTCCGCCATATGTATCTGGAATCAAAGCAAGATCCAAGCAGGGCAGAAAGTCAATTTGAGATTGTTTGGCTTCCAATTGTGGACCGAAGATCGCCCTGGACTGGGGCTAAGGAAGACCAGTTCACGCTGGTTAAAGGTAGCATGCCATGGTATTCAGTATCTCACCCTTCCAAGATTGACGAAGCAGTGTATGGGTATGTGAAGGAGGTATGGGGTTTCACCCACAAACCTCTGCTTGCCGTTGTGGATCCTCAAGGAAAGTTAACAAACGTCAATGCCCTCCCCATGTTTTGGATATGGGGAAGTGTTGCATTCCCCTTCAACAAACTTAAGGAAGAATCTCTATGGGATGAAACATCTTGGAGCATGGCACTCCTAGCTGACTCCATTGACCAAAACCTCTTTACATGG TTGAATGAAGGGAAGTACATATGTTTATATGGAGGAGAGGACATGGATTGGATTAGGAACTTCACAAAGAGGACAAGATATGTGGCACAACAAGCACGGATCCCTCTAGAAATGCTGTATGTGGGAAAGATGAACGTGAAAGAAAGGATCAAAAGGAACAGTGCGACAATACAGGAGGAGGGGCTGAGCAGCATCCTTCAAGACCCAACCATGATTTGGTTCTTCTGGGAGAGGCTAGAGAGCATGTGGTTCCTCAAGGGAGAAAAAACTCTTGCAATGCGCGGTGACGATAAAACTTACATTATCCCTGAAGAGAGCAGGGACCCCATTCTGCAGCAAGTGAAAGCGATCCTCAGCTACGACGGCAGCAACCGATGCTGGGCGGTGTTTAGCAGAGGGTTGGGTGAGATGACCAAAGGGGAAGGCAGCAATGTGGTCAAAGTGTTGAATAACTTTGATAGCTGGAAGCATGAAGTGACTGATGTGAATGCGTTTATTCCTGCGATGGATAAACAGCTCCGTGGGCTGTACACTAAGCACCACTGCACCCGCATGGTTGTGCCCGCGGCTGTGGGGCACTACCCGGAGACGGTGGCTTGTGTGGAGTGCGGGCGAACTATGGAGAAGTTCTTCATGTATAGTTGCTGCCTGGACGAGTATGAGAATTAA